In Candidatus Flexicrinis affinis, the following proteins share a genomic window:
- the rpsO gene encoding 30S ribosomal protein S15 yields the protein MTITKEQKQTIIADFAVKEGDTGSPQVQIALLSTRISQLTEHLKIHKHDNHSRRGLLKLVGERRSHLNYLARKDPEAYREILGKLGLRK from the coding sequence ATGACCATCACCAAAGAGCAAAAGCAGACGATCATCGCCGATTTCGCCGTTAAGGAAGGCGATACCGGTTCGCCGCAGGTGCAAATCGCCCTGCTCAGCACGCGCATCTCTCAGCTGACCGAGCACCTCAAGATCCACAAGCACGACAATCATTCGCGCCGGGGTCTGCTCAAGCTGGTCGGCGAGCGCCGCAGCCACCTGAACTATCTGGCCCGCAAGGATCCTGAAGCCTACCGCGAGATCCTCGGGAAGTTGGGGCTGCGTAAGTAA
- a CDS encoding putative toxin-antitoxin system toxin component, PIN family translates to MTTAVIDTNVVVSGLLWTGTSAEVIDGVLTGRVISYTSVPILLELEDVLTRKKFAAKFASIGRTPSDVVRLWQSTCRVVEPVSMKIAALRDPKDVMLVECAVSARVEYLVSGDRDLQALDRYGNLHVISPADFLSALSREAK, encoded by the coding sequence ATGACCACGGCGGTCATCGATACGAACGTTGTCGTATCGGGATTGCTCTGGACTGGGACGTCCGCTGAAGTCATTGACGGCGTGTTGACAGGCCGTGTTATCTCCTATACCTCTGTTCCGATTCTGCTTGAGTTGGAAGACGTTCTGACACGCAAGAAGTTTGCGGCTAAGTTCGCTTCTATTGGTCGAACCCCATCGGACGTAGTCAGGCTGTGGCAGTCGACGTGCCGTGTCGTTGAACCGGTGTCCATGAAGATCGCAGCACTTCGAGATCCCAAAGATGTGATGCTTGTCGAGTGCGCCGTCTCGGCACGGGTCGAATATCTCGTCTCGGGTGATCGAGATCTTCAGGCGCTGGATCGCTACGGGAATCTCCATGTGATTTCGCCGGCGGACTTTCTGAGTGCATTGAGTCGCGAGGCGAAATAG
- a CDS encoding polyribonucleotide nucleotidyltransferase, translated as MVDLQVKTAKRFTALIGGEEIVLETGKLAEQAGGAVTIQLGDTLIFASATMGKNPREGIDFFPLSVDFEEKLYAAGRIPGSFFRREGRPSESAILTSRVIDRPLRPLFPDDLRNEVQVILMPLSHDQEHQADMLGIVAASAALTISDVPFDGPVAGVRIGCVDGELVVNPTLSQMANSTLDLRVAGTADAINMVECGAQEIDEDTMLRALALAHETIQPLIEIQKAMAEAVGKPKRAYTPAVIKKELFEEIAGKARLKLRDILTNITDRTERNDAVDALQASLVAEYEANNAALVNGAEPVTVKDIAKAMDDLMYEEVRRRIVDDGVRPDGRDTVTIRPLSAEVGLLPRVHGSGLFARGQTQVLSIATLGTPGDAQELDNVAPEANKRYMHHYNFPPYSTGEAYPLRGTKRREVGHGALAETALRYMIPEEDVFPYTIRVVSEVMSSNGSTSMASVCGSTLALMDAGVPLKRPVAGIAMGLIKEGDKVAVLTDIQGLEDHLGDMDFKVAGTDQGITALQMDIKIKGVTHDVMKQALAQAKDARMTILEVIKSAIPEPRAKLSDYAPRMETVKIDVDKIGAVIGPGGKMIRGLQEKHGVKIDIQDDGTVFVSGQNGAGVDNALEEIRGMTESAVLGRIYTGRVTRIESYGCFVEILPGKEGMVHISQLADYRVNKVEDEVAIGDEIMVMVTDVDPGGKVRLSRQAVLEGWTLEEAQSKDSRPRGGGGGDRRGGGDRRGGGDRGGYRGGGDRGGDRGGGGYRGG; from the coding sequence ATGGTAGATCTACAAGTCAAGACCGCCAAGCGCTTCACCGCGCTCATCGGCGGCGAGGAAATCGTGTTGGAGACCGGCAAGCTGGCCGAACAGGCCGGCGGTGCGGTCACCATTCAGCTCGGCGACACGCTCATCTTTGCGTCCGCCACCATGGGCAAGAACCCGCGCGAGGGGATCGACTTCTTCCCGCTCAGCGTGGACTTCGAGGAGAAGCTGTACGCCGCCGGGCGCATCCCGGGGAGCTTTTTCCGCCGCGAAGGCCGCCCGTCCGAATCGGCAATTCTCACCAGCCGCGTCATCGACCGGCCTCTGCGCCCGCTGTTCCCGGACGACCTGCGCAACGAAGTGCAGGTCATCCTCATGCCGCTGTCGCATGATCAGGAACATCAGGCGGACATGCTCGGCATCGTCGCCGCGAGCGCCGCGCTGACGATCAGCGACGTGCCGTTTGACGGCCCGGTCGCCGGCGTCCGAATTGGCTGCGTCGACGGGGAGCTGGTCGTCAATCCGACCCTCAGCCAGATGGCCAACAGCACGCTCGACCTGCGCGTGGCCGGCACCGCCGACGCGATCAACATGGTCGAGTGCGGCGCGCAGGAGATCGACGAAGACACGATGCTGCGCGCGCTGGCGCTGGCGCATGAGACGATTCAGCCGCTGATCGAGATCCAGAAGGCGATGGCCGAGGCGGTCGGCAAGCCCAAGCGGGCCTATACGCCGGCCGTCATCAAGAAGGAACTGTTCGAGGAGATCGCCGGTAAGGCGCGCCTCAAGCTGCGTGACATCCTCACCAACATCACCGACCGCACCGAACGTAACGATGCCGTCGACGCGCTGCAAGCGTCGCTGGTCGCCGAGTACGAAGCAAACAACGCCGCGCTGGTCAACGGCGCCGAGCCTGTCACGGTCAAGGACATCGCGAAGGCGATGGACGACCTGATGTACGAGGAGGTCCGCCGCCGAATCGTGGACGACGGCGTGCGCCCGGATGGCCGCGACACGGTCACCATCCGCCCGCTGTCGGCGGAGGTCGGCTTACTGCCGCGCGTGCACGGCTCCGGCCTGTTCGCCCGCGGCCAGACTCAGGTGCTCAGCATCGCCACGCTCGGAACCCCGGGCGACGCGCAAGAGCTCGACAACGTCGCGCCTGAAGCCAACAAGCGCTACATGCACCATTACAACTTCCCGCCCTACTCGACCGGCGAGGCCTACCCGCTGCGCGGCACCAAGCGCCGCGAAGTCGGGCACGGTGCGCTGGCCGAGACGGCGCTGCGCTACATGATCCCCGAGGAAGACGTGTTCCCCTACACCATCCGCGTCGTCAGCGAGGTAATGAGCAGCAACGGCTCGACCTCGATGGCGTCGGTGTGCGGCAGCACGCTCGCGCTGATGGACGCCGGTGTGCCGCTCAAGCGGCCGGTCGCCGGTATCGCCATGGGCCTCATCAAGGAAGGCGACAAGGTCGCCGTCCTGACCGACATTCAGGGCCTTGAGGATCACCTCGGCGACATGGACTTCAAGGTGGCCGGCACCGATCAGGGCATCACCGCCTTGCAGATGGATATCAAAATCAAGGGCGTCACGCACGACGTGATGAAGCAGGCGCTGGCGCAGGCCAAAGACGCGCGCATGACGATCTTGGAAGTCATCAAGAGCGCCATCCCCGAGCCGCGCGCCAAGCTGAGCGACTACGCGCCGCGCATGGAGACGGTCAAGATCGACGTCGACAAGATCGGCGCGGTGATCGGGCCGGGCGGCAAGATGATCCGCGGCCTGCAGGAGAAGCACGGCGTCAAGATCGACATTCAAGACGACGGCACGGTGTTCGTCTCCGGCCAGAATGGCGCCGGCGTGGACAATGCGCTTGAGGAAATCCGCGGCATGACCGAATCGGCCGTGCTGGGGCGCATCTACACCGGGCGCGTCACCCGCATCGAGAGCTACGGCTGCTTCGTGGAAATCCTGCCGGGCAAAGAAGGCATGGTGCACATCAGCCAGCTGGCCGACTACCGCGTCAACAAGGTTGAGGACGAGGTCGCGATTGGCGACGAGATCATGGTGATGGTCACCGACGTCGATCCGGGCGGCAAGGTCCGTCTGAGCCGGCAGGCCGTGCTGGAAGGCTGGACGCTGGAAGAAGCGCAGTCGAAGGACAGTCGTCCGCGCGGTGGGGGCGGCGGCGACCGGCGCGGCGGCGGGGATCGCCGGGGCGGTGGCGACCGCGGCGGATACCGTGGCGGTGGCGATCGCGGGGGTGATCGCGGCGGCGGCGGATACCGCGGCGGCTGA